The following are encoded in a window of Camelus ferus isolate YT-003-E chromosome 20, BCGSAC_Cfer_1.0, whole genome shotgun sequence genomic DNA:
- the LOC106730534 gene encoding saoe class I histocompatibility antigen, A alpha chain-like isoform X2, whose product MTPRTLLLLLWGALALTETWAGYHSMRYFEIGVSRPGRGEPRFITVGYVDDTQFVRFDSDAPNPRMEPRARWVEQEGPEYWEGETRKAKDIAQTYRVDLNTLRGYYNQSEAGSHTVQSMYGCDVGPDGRLLRGYSQDAYDGKDYIALNEDLRSWTAADAAAQITQRKWEAAGVAEQERNYLEGACVEWLGRYLEIGKETLQRADPPRTHVTHHPTSDHKATLRCWALGFYPAEISLTWQRDGEDQAQDMELVETRPAGDGTFQKWAALVVPPGEEQRYTCHVQHEGLEEPLTLRWEPSPQPTIPIMVIIVGLVLFVVTAAVVVGVVIWRKRRSGEKGGSYAQAASSDSAQGSDVSLTDPRV is encoded by the exons ATGACGCCCCGAACCCTCCTACTGCTGCTCTGGGGGGCCCTGGCCCTGACCGAGACCTGGGCGG GCTACCACTCCATGAGATATTTCGAAATTGGGGTGTCCCGGCCCGGCCGCGGGGAGCCCCGCTTCATCACCGTCGGCTACGTGGACGACACGCAGTTCGTGCGGTTCGACAGCGACGCCCCGAATCCGAGGATGGAGCCGCGGGCGCGGTGGGTGGAGCAGGAGGGGCCGGAGTACTGGGAAGGGGAGACACGGAAAGCCAAGGACATCGCACAGACGTACCGAGTGGACCTGAACACCCTGCGCGGCTACTACAACCAGAGCGAGGCTG GGTCTCACACCGTCCAGAGCATGTACGGCTGCGACGTGGGGCCGGACGGGCGCCTCCTCCGCGGGTACAGCCAGGACGCCTACGACGGCAAGGATTACATCGCCCTGAACGAGGACCTGCGCTCCTGGACCGCGGCGGACGCGGCGGCTCAGATCACCCAGCGCAAGTGGGAGGCGGCCGGTGTGGCGGAGCAGGAGAGGAACTACCTGGAGGGCGCGTGTGTGGAGTGGCTCGGCAGATACCTGGAGATCGGGAAGGAGACGCTGCAGCGCGCAG ACCCTCCAAGGACCCATGTGACCCATCACCCCACCTCTGACCATAAGGCCACCCTgaggtgctgggccctgggcttctaCCCTGCGGAGATCTCACTGACCTGGCAGCGTGATGGGGAGGACCAGGCACAGGACATGGAGCTCGTGGAAACCAGGCCTGCGGGGGACGGGACCTTCCAGAAGTGGGCGGCCCTGGTGGTGCCtcctggggaggagcagagatACACGTGCCACGTGCAGCACGAGGGGCTTGAGGAGCCCCTCACCCTgagatggg AGCCATCTCCTCAGCCCACCATCCCCATCATGGTCATCATTGTTGGCCTGGTTCTCTTTGTGGTCACTGCAGCTGTGGTGGTGGGAGTTGTGATCTGGAGGAAGAGGCGTTCAg GTGAAAAAGGAGGGAGCTACGCTCAGGCTGCAA GCAGTGACAGTGCCCAGGGCTCAGATGTGTCTCTCACGGATCCCAGAG tgtGA
- the LOC106730534 gene encoding saoe class I histocompatibility antigen, A alpha chain-like isoform X1 produces the protein MTPRTLLLLLWGALALTETWAGYHSMRYFEIGVSRPGRGEPRFITVGYVDDTQFVRFDSDAPNPRMEPRARWVEQEGPEYWEGETRKAKDIAQTYRVDLNTLRGYYNQSEAGSHTVQSMYGCDVGPDGRLLRGYSQDAYDGKDYIALNEDLRSWTAADAAAQITQRKWEAAGVAEQERNYLEGACVEWLGRYLEIGKETLQRADPPRTHVTHHPTSDHKATLRCWALGFYPAEISLTWQRDGEDQAQDMELVETRPAGDGTFQKWAALVVPPGEEQRYTCHVQHEGLEEPLTLRWEPSPQPTIPIMVIIVGLVLFVVTAAVVVGVVIWRKRRSGEKGGSYAQAASSDSAQGSDVSLTDPRGETLEGLDWERGWGRGDALGVGIL, from the exons ATGACGCCCCGAACCCTCCTACTGCTGCTCTGGGGGGCCCTGGCCCTGACCGAGACCTGGGCGG GCTACCACTCCATGAGATATTTCGAAATTGGGGTGTCCCGGCCCGGCCGCGGGGAGCCCCGCTTCATCACCGTCGGCTACGTGGACGACACGCAGTTCGTGCGGTTCGACAGCGACGCCCCGAATCCGAGGATGGAGCCGCGGGCGCGGTGGGTGGAGCAGGAGGGGCCGGAGTACTGGGAAGGGGAGACACGGAAAGCCAAGGACATCGCACAGACGTACCGAGTGGACCTGAACACCCTGCGCGGCTACTACAACCAGAGCGAGGCTG GGTCTCACACCGTCCAGAGCATGTACGGCTGCGACGTGGGGCCGGACGGGCGCCTCCTCCGCGGGTACAGCCAGGACGCCTACGACGGCAAGGATTACATCGCCCTGAACGAGGACCTGCGCTCCTGGACCGCGGCGGACGCGGCGGCTCAGATCACCCAGCGCAAGTGGGAGGCGGCCGGTGTGGCGGAGCAGGAGAGGAACTACCTGGAGGGCGCGTGTGTGGAGTGGCTCGGCAGATACCTGGAGATCGGGAAGGAGACGCTGCAGCGCGCAG ACCCTCCAAGGACCCATGTGACCCATCACCCCACCTCTGACCATAAGGCCACCCTgaggtgctgggccctgggcttctaCCCTGCGGAGATCTCACTGACCTGGCAGCGTGATGGGGAGGACCAGGCACAGGACATGGAGCTCGTGGAAACCAGGCCTGCGGGGGACGGGACCTTCCAGAAGTGGGCGGCCCTGGTGGTGCCtcctggggaggagcagagatACACGTGCCACGTGCAGCACGAGGGGCTTGAGGAGCCCCTCACCCTgagatggg AGCCATCTCCTCAGCCCACCATCCCCATCATGGTCATCATTGTTGGCCTGGTTCTCTTTGTGGTCACTGCAGCTGTGGTGGTGGGAGTTGTGATCTGGAGGAAGAGGCGTTCAg GTGAAAAAGGAGGGAGCTACGCTCAGGCTGCAA GCAGTGACAGTGCCCAGGGCTCAGATGTGTCTCTCACGGATCCCAGAGGTGAGACCCTGGAGGGCCTAGACTGGGAGAGGGGTTGGGGCAGAGGGGATGCCCTGGGTGTGGGGATTCTCTGA
- the LOC106730534 gene encoding saoe class I histocompatibility antigen, A alpha chain-like isoform X4 produces MTPRTLLLLLWGALALTETWAGYHSMRYFEIGVSRPGRGEPRFITVGYVDDTQFVRFDSDAPNPRMEPRARWVEQEGPEYWEGETRKAKDIAQTYRVDLNTLRGYYNQSEAGSHTVQSMYGCDVGPDGRLLRGYSQDAYDGKDYIALNEDLRSWTAADAAAQITQRKWEAAGVAEQERNYLEGACVEWLGRYLEIGKETLQRADPPRTHVTHHPTSDHKATLRCWALGFYPAEISLTWQRDGEDQAQDMELVETRPAGDGTFQKWAALVVPPGEEQRYTCHVQHEGLEEPLTLRWGEEGHGGGASSQSHLLSPPSPSWSSLLAWFSLWSLQLWWWEL; encoded by the exons ATGACGCCCCGAACCCTCCTACTGCTGCTCTGGGGGGCCCTGGCCCTGACCGAGACCTGGGCGG GCTACCACTCCATGAGATATTTCGAAATTGGGGTGTCCCGGCCCGGCCGCGGGGAGCCCCGCTTCATCACCGTCGGCTACGTGGACGACACGCAGTTCGTGCGGTTCGACAGCGACGCCCCGAATCCGAGGATGGAGCCGCGGGCGCGGTGGGTGGAGCAGGAGGGGCCGGAGTACTGGGAAGGGGAGACACGGAAAGCCAAGGACATCGCACAGACGTACCGAGTGGACCTGAACACCCTGCGCGGCTACTACAACCAGAGCGAGGCTG GGTCTCACACCGTCCAGAGCATGTACGGCTGCGACGTGGGGCCGGACGGGCGCCTCCTCCGCGGGTACAGCCAGGACGCCTACGACGGCAAGGATTACATCGCCCTGAACGAGGACCTGCGCTCCTGGACCGCGGCGGACGCGGCGGCTCAGATCACCCAGCGCAAGTGGGAGGCGGCCGGTGTGGCGGAGCAGGAGAGGAACTACCTGGAGGGCGCGTGTGTGGAGTGGCTCGGCAGATACCTGGAGATCGGGAAGGAGACGCTGCAGCGCGCAG ACCCTCCAAGGACCCATGTGACCCATCACCCCACCTCTGACCATAAGGCCACCCTgaggtgctgggccctgggcttctaCCCTGCGGAGATCTCACTGACCTGGCAGCGTGATGGGGAGGACCAGGCACAGGACATGGAGCTCGTGGAAACCAGGCCTGCGGGGGACGGGACCTTCCAGAAGTGGGCGGCCCTGGTGGTGCCtcctggggaggagcagagatACACGTGCCACGTGCAGCACGAGGGGCTTGAGGAGCCCCTCACCCTgagatggggtgaggagggacaCGGGGGTGGAGCTTCTTCTCAG AGCCATCTCCTCAGCCCACCATCCCCATCATGGTCATCATTGTTGGCCTGGTTCTCTTTGTGGTCACTGCAGCTGTGGTGGTGGGAGTTGTGA
- the LOC106730534 gene encoding saoe class I histocompatibility antigen, A alpha chain-like isoform X3, with the protein MRYFEIGVSRPGRGEPRFITVGYVDDTQFVRFDSDAPNPRMEPRARWVEQEGPEYWEGETRKAKDIAQTYRVDLNTLRGYYNQSEAGSHTVQSMYGCDVGPDGRLLRGYSQDAYDGKDYIALNEDLRSWTAADAAAQITQRKWEAAGVAEQERNYLEGACVEWLGRYLEIGKETLQRADPPRTHVTHHPTSDHKATLRCWALGFYPAEISLTWQRDGEDQAQDMELVETRPAGDGTFQKWAALVVPPGEEQRYTCHVQHEGLEEPLTLRWEPSPQPTIPIMVIIVGLVLFVVTAAVVVGVVIWRKRRSGEKGGSYAQAASSDSAQGSDVSLTDPRGETLEGLDWERGWGRGDALGVGIL; encoded by the exons ATGAGATATTTCGAAATTGGGGTGTCCCGGCCCGGCCGCGGGGAGCCCCGCTTCATCACCGTCGGCTACGTGGACGACACGCAGTTCGTGCGGTTCGACAGCGACGCCCCGAATCCGAGGATGGAGCCGCGGGCGCGGTGGGTGGAGCAGGAGGGGCCGGAGTACTGGGAAGGGGAGACACGGAAAGCCAAGGACATCGCACAGACGTACCGAGTGGACCTGAACACCCTGCGCGGCTACTACAACCAGAGCGAGGCTG GGTCTCACACCGTCCAGAGCATGTACGGCTGCGACGTGGGGCCGGACGGGCGCCTCCTCCGCGGGTACAGCCAGGACGCCTACGACGGCAAGGATTACATCGCCCTGAACGAGGACCTGCGCTCCTGGACCGCGGCGGACGCGGCGGCTCAGATCACCCAGCGCAAGTGGGAGGCGGCCGGTGTGGCGGAGCAGGAGAGGAACTACCTGGAGGGCGCGTGTGTGGAGTGGCTCGGCAGATACCTGGAGATCGGGAAGGAGACGCTGCAGCGCGCAG ACCCTCCAAGGACCCATGTGACCCATCACCCCACCTCTGACCATAAGGCCACCCTgaggtgctgggccctgggcttctaCCCTGCGGAGATCTCACTGACCTGGCAGCGTGATGGGGAGGACCAGGCACAGGACATGGAGCTCGTGGAAACCAGGCCTGCGGGGGACGGGACCTTCCAGAAGTGGGCGGCCCTGGTGGTGCCtcctggggaggagcagagatACACGTGCCACGTGCAGCACGAGGGGCTTGAGGAGCCCCTCACCCTgagatggg AGCCATCTCCTCAGCCCACCATCCCCATCATGGTCATCATTGTTGGCCTGGTTCTCTTTGTGGTCACTGCAGCTGTGGTGGTGGGAGTTGTGATCTGGAGGAAGAGGCGTTCAg GTGAAAAAGGAGGGAGCTACGCTCAGGCTGCAA GCAGTGACAGTGCCCAGGGCTCAGATGTGTCTCTCACGGATCCCAGAGGTGAGACCCTGGAGGGCCTAGACTGGGAGAGGGGTTGGGGCAGAGGGGATGCCCTGGGTGTGGGGATTCTCTGA